A part of Geothrix oryzae genomic DNA contains:
- a CDS encoding glycoside hydrolase family 113 has translation MLLAAVALLAPIQALHSAQAKRKPETKPGPSQAANTSGFIKGGNVSAWNTTDAKKALADAKRLNLNTLTIPVRVDMATANASEVRLDEPSLAFARKVVALGGAYRLIIEPYPWIADGRVPETALDPEDKAAWFDSYSKALAQIGREFPKVWGMYVASNLVKLEGESEHWISLIQRQRETFRGNLIYRTQWWSTVPQKPDTLAAYQAKLGNPIFGVVDVIGVASYFELSDASAPTVDEIKAALQSTTVFNRKQNVVAEVMALHEKWRKPIFLGELSCPAVEYGAETPWDPSASQTVNAEIQKNYLSAYLETFPRDTRMFLGFSLFPIGHPVATPYDLAPSAAEYIQTFKPDRTPPVVPTRVAAGRGAVASPGVPSNGAANPENR, from the coding sequence ATGCTGCTCGCGGCAGTGGCCCTGCTGGCGCCCATCCAGGCCCTTCACTCAGCCCAGGCCAAGCGAAAACCGGAAACCAAGCCCGGCCCCAGCCAGGCAGCCAACACATCCGGATTCATCAAGGGTGGCAATGTCTCCGCGTGGAACACCACGGATGCCAAGAAGGCTCTGGCCGATGCCAAACGGCTCAACTTGAACACCCTCACGATTCCTGTGCGGGTGGACATGGCCACCGCCAACGCGTCGGAAGTCCGGCTGGATGAACCCAGCCTCGCCTTCGCCAGGAAGGTCGTGGCGCTGGGAGGGGCCTACCGCCTCATCATCGAGCCCTACCCATGGATCGCAGATGGCAGGGTGCCCGAAACCGCCCTGGACCCCGAGGACAAGGCCGCCTGGTTCGACTCCTACTCGAAGGCCCTGGCTCAAATCGGCCGGGAGTTCCCCAAGGTCTGGGGCATGTATGTGGCGTCTAACCTGGTGAAGCTGGAGGGCGAGTCCGAACACTGGATCTCCCTCATCCAAAGACAGCGGGAAACCTTCCGGGGCAACTTGATCTACCGCACCCAGTGGTGGTCGACCGTGCCCCAGAAGCCGGACACGCTCGCCGCCTATCAGGCCAAGCTGGGCAACCCCATCTTCGGGGTGGTGGATGTCATCGGGGTCGCCTCCTATTTCGAACTGAGCGATGCCAGCGCCCCGACCGTCGACGAGATCAAGGCGGCCCTGCAATCCACGACCGTGTTCAACCGGAAACAGAATGTGGTGGCAGAGGTCATGGCGCTGCATGAGAAGTGGCGCAAGCCCATCTTCCTGGGCGAGCTGAGTTGCCCGGCGGTGGAATACGGCGCGGAGACCCCCTGGGATCCCTCGGCCAGCCAGACCGTCAACGCGGAGATCCAGAAGAACTACCTCTCCGCCTACCTCGAGACATTCCCCCGGGATACGCGCATGTTCCTGGGCTTTTCCCTGTTCCCCATCGGGCACCCCGTGGCGACGCCCTACGACCTTGCCCCCTCGGCCGCGGAATACATCCAGACCTTCAAGCCAGACCGGACACCGCCGGTGGTTCCAACGCGCGTTGCCGCGGGCCGCGGAGCGGTGGCATCACCGGGTGTTCCATCCAACGGCGCG
- a CDS encoding NfrA family protein: MARSQTPPLRGEAYRLAEESYRLQAAHDLAGALSLVDAALAKSKEHPQLLALKRDLLYAIGSLPEADALNEDLLAKAPGDAKLRLFRIYLRQRQGRLAEALEDATQLEGDSGISPGDRRQTRLVLADLFQAQGRHTEALKVLMPHSGEAELGVQARRAFLLLADGHHASACQAFQDALQLSPDADQRRTLLQGLCDAARKTNQADLELRALEDLRRLNPQDRHAALELAYAYVGRHRDAEALDHFSAGLDDQSLPGTWLDAAYAAKRLGKNSEAVRYFTRGMDARRASGQTSPEFDYGLRREVETLSRSWGLASGSFYRQSILLPGVASRDKLLQQGLEAYWQPEFLAQNGRMVQVFAQVFENLYSGNSATTGGPTLQGVVGVRAKPFSSENVVFTAEKLVALGRLSLNDWMFRAAYSADAGLDLRPWERDWNYWRLFTEGAAFAKTGQYVHQLEVRAGHAWRMKTSDGRDMLAPHLVLAGDFDNRVNPRYAGGFGIGASLRHWFREDRHHAPASWLELTLQARAQLGSADRGKGLFLTLTGWF; this comes from the coding sequence ATGGCTCGATCACAGACGCCACCCTTGCGCGGGGAGGCCTACCGGCTGGCCGAAGAGTCCTACCGCCTTCAGGCGGCCCATGACCTGGCGGGGGCTCTGAGCCTGGTGGACGCGGCCCTGGCCAAGTCCAAAGAACACCCGCAGCTGCTCGCCCTCAAGCGGGACCTGCTCTACGCGATAGGCTCTCTGCCCGAGGCGGATGCGTTGAACGAAGACCTCCTGGCGAAAGCCCCGGGGGATGCCAAACTCCGGCTGTTCCGGATCTACCTCAGGCAGCGTCAAGGCCGGTTGGCCGAAGCCCTTGAGGATGCGACACAGCTCGAGGGGGATTCTGGAATTTCTCCCGGGGACCGCCGCCAGACCCGGCTGGTCCTGGCCGACCTGTTCCAGGCCCAGGGCAGACACACCGAAGCCTTGAAGGTTCTGATGCCCCATTCCGGAGAGGCTGAGCTTGGCGTTCAAGCCCGCCGGGCCTTCCTGCTGCTCGCCGATGGCCATCACGCTTCAGCCTGCCAGGCCTTCCAGGATGCGTTGCAGCTCTCCCCGGATGCAGACCAGCGGCGTACGCTGCTGCAGGGGCTTTGCGACGCGGCGCGAAAAACCAACCAGGCCGACCTTGAGCTGAGGGCCCTGGAAGACCTTCGCAGGCTCAACCCGCAGGACCGCCACGCGGCGCTGGAGCTGGCCTATGCGTATGTGGGCCGGCACCGCGATGCCGAAGCCCTCGATCATTTCTCCGCTGGGCTGGATGATCAGAGCCTTCCGGGGACCTGGCTCGACGCCGCCTATGCCGCCAAGCGCCTCGGAAAGAATTCCGAGGCGGTGCGGTACTTCACCCGGGGCATGGATGCGCGCAGGGCCTCGGGCCAGACTTCACCGGAGTTCGACTACGGCCTGCGGCGGGAAGTGGAAACCCTGAGCCGGTCCTGGGGTCTAGCGTCTGGCAGCTTCTACCGGCAAAGCATCCTCCTCCCTGGCGTGGCCTCCCGGGACAAGCTCCTTCAACAGGGCCTGGAGGCCTACTGGCAGCCGGAGTTCCTGGCGCAGAATGGCCGCATGGTGCAGGTCTTCGCCCAGGTCTTCGAAAACCTCTACAGCGGAAACTCGGCCACCACGGGCGGTCCCACGCTGCAGGGGGTCGTCGGGGTCCGGGCCAAGCCCTTCAGCTCCGAAAATGTGGTGTTCACGGCCGAAAAGCTGGTGGCGCTCGGGCGCCTCTCTCTGAACGACTGGATGTTCCGGGCTGCCTACTCCGCGGATGCTGGGCTGGACCTTCGGCCCTGGGAACGCGACTGGAACTATTGGCGCCTGTTCACGGAAGGGGCCGCCTTTGCCAAGACCGGCCAATATGTGCATCAGCTCGAAGTCCGAGCCGGCCACGCCTGGCGCATGAAGACCAGCGACGGGCGGGACATGCTGGCCCCGCACCTGGTCCTGGCGGGGGATTTCGACAACCGGGTGAACCCTCGGTACGCCGGCGGATTCGGCATCGGTGCCTCCCTGCGCCATTGGTTCCGGGAGGACCGGCACCATGCGCCGGCCAGCTGGCTGGAGCTGACCCTTCAGGCCCGAGCGCAGCTGGGCAGCGCGGACCGGGGCAAGGGTTTGTTCCTGACCCTGACCGGATGGTTTTAG
- a CDS encoding glycosyl transferase family protein yields the protein MQVLFGLVVFVNLLILVSSLDDVFIDAYFWIRVLYRKSTVARRHAPFGLEQLQDREEAHFAIMVPAWKEFDVIASMIENTNANMKYCNYLIFVGTYVNDSETQTEVDRMARRYRNVRRVDVPHPGPTCKADCLNFLIQAVFRHEEQTGRPFSGVVIHDSEDVIHPLELKVFNHFIDRMDLIQLPVLSLEREWYQLVAGTYQDDFAECHSKDMVVRESLTGLVPCAGTGMCYSRRALAALMAETGDSPFNTATLTEDYDFSFRLKKFGLKQSFVKIPFHYTAYEKGWWGERKVERYDLLGVREFFPSTFRTAYRQRTRWILGIALQGWEAMGWKGDLKTKYFMFRDRKGVFTSLVTILAYALLACIGTLTFLGRMGLHVPPLPPGFAQGSWLTRLMQVNAVFMVNRVLQRFIFVNRLYGVTHGLLAIPRVLVSNVINFMAATRAWKQYLRHRITGVALAWDKTAHAYPTGPELRPFRAKLGEILFQWNELEEGHLDAALTEQEITGRQLGSILMERYGVSEANLADAIAFQADLPRSSLNMAVLEQTRNLLPHSLAIHHRWVPLGVGEHEELLLGVSAPPLEAAMAEALVHLQTAPRFFIITESEALCALAYMILGGSSAEMFDQALADRLEHILDLKIEISPVLLGSALADYSYSSHGKLQLFLADRHITNPQPIGLHPSGAHLHLGLQPTPAT from the coding sequence ATGCAGGTGCTATTCGGTCTGGTGGTCTTCGTGAACCTGCTCATCCTTGTGAGCAGCCTCGATGATGTGTTCATTGACGCCTATTTCTGGATCCGGGTCCTGTACCGAAAGTCCACGGTCGCGCGCAGGCACGCCCCCTTCGGGCTCGAGCAGCTTCAGGATCGGGAGGAGGCGCACTTCGCGATCATGGTCCCGGCCTGGAAAGAGTTCGATGTCATCGCAAGCATGATCGAGAACACCAATGCCAACATGAAGTACTGCAATTACCTGATTTTCGTCGGCACTTATGTCAACGACAGTGAGACCCAAACCGAGGTGGACCGCATGGCCCGCCGGTACCGCAATGTGCGCCGGGTGGATGTGCCCCATCCTGGCCCCACCTGCAAGGCCGACTGTCTGAATTTCCTGATCCAGGCGGTATTCCGGCACGAGGAGCAGACCGGTCGTCCCTTTTCCGGGGTGGTGATCCACGATTCAGAAGATGTGATCCACCCCCTGGAACTCAAGGTCTTCAACCACTTCATTGACCGCATGGACCTCATCCAGCTCCCGGTGCTCAGCCTGGAGCGCGAGTGGTACCAATTGGTGGCGGGGACCTACCAGGATGACTTCGCCGAGTGTCACTCGAAGGACATGGTCGTCCGCGAGAGCCTCACGGGACTGGTGCCCTGCGCCGGAACCGGGATGTGCTACTCGCGCAGGGCCCTTGCGGCGCTCATGGCGGAAACCGGGGATTCTCCCTTCAACACGGCGACCCTGACCGAGGATTACGACTTCAGCTTCCGTTTGAAGAAGTTCGGTTTGAAACAGTCCTTCGTGAAGATCCCCTTTCACTACACGGCCTACGAGAAGGGATGGTGGGGCGAACGGAAAGTCGAACGCTACGACCTCCTGGGGGTTCGCGAATTCTTCCCGTCCACCTTTCGTACCGCCTATCGTCAACGGACCCGCTGGATTCTCGGAATCGCGCTCCAGGGCTGGGAGGCCATGGGGTGGAAAGGCGATCTGAAGACCAAATACTTCATGTTCCGGGATCGCAAAGGGGTATTCACCAGCCTGGTGACGATCCTGGCCTACGCCCTTCTGGCGTGCATCGGCACACTCACGTTCCTTGGCCGCATGGGCCTGCATGTTCCCCCCCTGCCACCAGGATTCGCCCAGGGCAGCTGGCTGACCCGCCTCATGCAGGTCAATGCCGTGTTCATGGTGAACCGCGTGCTGCAGCGCTTCATCTTCGTGAACCGATTGTACGGCGTCACCCATGGCCTGCTCGCCATCCCCCGCGTCCTCGTCAGCAACGTGATCAACTTCATGGCCGCCACCCGGGCCTGGAAGCAGTACCTGCGGCACAGGATCACGGGCGTGGCCCTGGCATGGGACAAGACGGCCCACGCCTATCCCACCGGCCCCGAATTGCGGCCTTTCCGCGCCAAACTGGGCGAGATCCTCTTCCAGTGGAATGAACTGGAGGAGGGCCACCTGGATGCCGCCCTCACCGAGCAGGAGATCACCGGGCGCCAGCTGGGCAGCATCCTCATGGAACGGTATGGGGTATCCGAAGCCAACCTGGCGGACGCCATCGCCTTCCAGGCCGACCTCCCGCGCAGCAGCCTCAACATGGCTGTCCTCGAACAGACCCGGAACCTGCTGCCCCACAGCCTCGCCATCCATCACAGATGGGTCCCCCTGGGGGTCGGGGAGCATGAGGAACTGCTCCTGGGCGTGTCGGCGCCTCCTTTGGAAGCGGCCATGGCAGAAGCCCTGGTGCACCTTCAGACCGCTCCGAGGTTCTTCATCATCACGGAGAGCGAGGCCCTGTGCGCCTTGGCCTACATGATCCTCGGAGGATCTTCCGCCGAGATGTTCGATCAGGCCCTGGCGGACCGCCTGGAGCACATCCTGGATCTGAAGATTGAAATCTCCCCTGTCCTGCTTGGATCAGCCTTGGCGGACTACTCCTATTCGAGCCACGGGAAACTGCAACTGTTTTTGGCCGATCGCCACATCACCAACCCCCAGCCGATCGGGCTTCATCCTTCTGGAGCCCACCTCCACTTGGGATTGCAGCCCACCCCCGCCACTTAG
- a CDS encoding polysaccharide deacetylase family protein has product MSGAALAASPNTLILYDSTGPWGFLGELYAQQTANLVSHFGTWKAIPVGTYVAGQMAGFTAVVYIGSTYDEPLPLAFLADVRATTIPVLWMYDNIWQLTAEFADFPGTTGWTWTGFDFSQIPSVQYKGTQLDRDLLNGGGIMGTTLADPSKAQALATAQRTDGTTIPWVVQSGQFYYFTEIPFSYVSPNDRYLAFADLLYAVYNPAAATRHRALVRIEDVGPDADPAELRAVADALFARAVPFSVAVYPGYRDPNGTYNGGVATSYDLVNRPTVVSALKYMQSRGGTLLMHGYTHQFSKLLNPYSGASADDFEFFIAHIDSANNVVYDGPVPGDSQVWATSRIKSGMNAFTRAGLTVPTIFEPPHYAASVPDYKAILALFPKRYDRGLYFGGILSGGAISYSRLNGQFFPYPVKDIYGSFVIPENLGNVEPVAFNNHPPRLPADILTTAQKNLVIRDGFASFFYHPYLGTPMLTEIVDGLKVQGWTFVAAGSITN; this is encoded by the coding sequence GTGTCCGGCGCCGCCCTGGCGGCCTCCCCCAACACGCTGATCCTCTACGATTCCACCGGCCCCTGGGGATTCCTGGGCGAACTCTACGCCCAGCAGACCGCCAACCTGGTCTCCCACTTCGGCACCTGGAAGGCGATCCCCGTGGGGACCTATGTGGCCGGGCAGATGGCTGGCTTCACCGCGGTGGTCTACATCGGCTCCACCTACGATGAGCCCCTGCCCCTGGCTTTTTTGGCAGATGTCCGGGCCACCACGATCCCGGTGCTGTGGATGTACGACAACATCTGGCAACTCACGGCGGAGTTCGCCGATTTCCCGGGCACGACCGGATGGACATGGACTGGCTTCGATTTCAGCCAGATCCCCAGCGTCCAGTACAAGGGCACCCAGCTGGACCGCGACCTTCTGAACGGGGGCGGCATCATGGGAACCACCCTTGCCGACCCGTCCAAGGCCCAGGCGCTGGCCACGGCCCAGCGCACGGATGGCACCACGATCCCCTGGGTCGTCCAGAGCGGCCAGTTCTACTACTTCACCGAAATCCCCTTCTCCTATGTCAGCCCCAACGATCGCTACCTGGCCTTCGCGGACCTGCTCTACGCCGTCTACAACCCCGCCGCGGCCACCCGGCACCGTGCCCTGGTCCGGATCGAAGATGTGGGACCTGATGCCGATCCCGCGGAACTGAGGGCCGTCGCCGATGCGCTCTTCGCACGCGCAGTGCCGTTCTCCGTGGCGGTCTACCCCGGATACCGCGATCCCAACGGCACCTACAACGGAGGCGTCGCGACCTCCTACGATCTAGTGAACCGCCCCACCGTTGTTTCGGCCCTGAAGTACATGCAGTCCAGGGGCGGAACCCTTCTCATGCATGGCTACACCCATCAGTTCTCCAAACTCCTGAACCCCTACTCGGGGGCCAGTGCCGATGACTTCGAGTTCTTCATCGCGCACATCGATTCTGCCAACAATGTGGTGTATGACGGCCCGGTGCCGGGCGACTCCCAGGTATGGGCCACCAGTCGCATCAAGTCCGGGATGAACGCATTCACCCGGGCGGGGTTGACGGTCCCCACCATTTTCGAGCCGCCGCACTACGCGGCCTCGGTTCCCGACTACAAGGCCATCCTCGCCCTCTTCCCCAAGCGGTACGACCGTGGTCTCTATTTCGGGGGCATTCTCAGCGGCGGAGCGATCAGCTACAGCCGGCTGAACGGCCAGTTCTTCCCCTATCCGGTGAAGGACATCTACGGTTCCTTCGTCATCCCGGAGAACCTGGGCAATGTCGAGCCGGTGGCCTTCAACAACCATCCTCCGCGCCTGCCGGCCGACATCCTCACCACGGCCCAGAAGAACCTGGTGATCAGGGATGGCTTTGCAAGCTTCTTCTACCATCCGTATCTGGGAACGCCCATGCTGACCGAGATCGTGGATGGCCTGAAGGTTCAGGGCTGGACATTCGTCGCCGCAGGTTCCATCACGAACTGA
- a CDS encoding SdrD B-like domain-containing protein has translation MRLAGAASATTTTGSSGSYSFTGLANGSYSVTPSLSGYAFTPANSAVTLNEANVSGQNFTSLANPPPLPTSWLWGVTTDDPASSTAQQVDALKSLPVRTMVRTVFDLASGGHPAAVDYVSSVTALATVADVMGQPVDSSYMPALTLAAVQARITEYLGTLGPFVSVWEIGNEVNGNWLGSGVMPKLEAMFDAVKAAGKPTALTFYYENPATPGYDLIPWADANIPPGHRMRTGLNYVLVSYYEDQNNGHQLTQAELDALFSALAARFPNAKLGFGEFGWGNSIPASATTRADMLRRFYGYRIPSVPAYVGGGFYWHFLQTMVPKTAPDWSVLNDLETQAP, from the coding sequence ATGAGGCTCGCGGGAGCGGCTTCCGCCACGACGACCACCGGCTCAAGCGGCAGCTACTCCTTCACGGGGCTCGCGAATGGCAGCTATTCGGTCACCCCAAGCCTGTCGGGCTACGCCTTCACGCCCGCCAATTCAGCGGTGACCCTGAATGAGGCGAATGTTAGCGGCCAGAACTTCACCTCCTTGGCCAACCCACCACCTCTTCCAACCAGCTGGCTCTGGGGGGTGACTACCGATGACCCCGCCTCCAGCACGGCCCAGCAGGTGGATGCCCTGAAGTCCCTGCCGGTTCGCACCATGGTCCGGACAGTCTTTGACCTGGCTTCAGGCGGGCATCCCGCCGCGGTGGATTATGTGTCCTCCGTCACGGCACTCGCGACGGTGGCCGATGTGATGGGCCAGCCCGTGGATTCGTCCTACATGCCAGCCCTGACCCTGGCCGCGGTCCAGGCTCGCATCACCGAGTACCTGGGCACCCTCGGCCCGTTCGTGTCTGTTTGGGAAATCGGCAACGAGGTGAACGGGAACTGGCTGGGATCGGGCGTCATGCCCAAGCTCGAAGCGATGTTTGATGCTGTGAAGGCTGCCGGGAAGCCCACGGCCCTCACCTTCTACTACGAAAATCCGGCCACGCCAGGCTACGACCTCATCCCTTGGGCGGATGCCAACATTCCGCCCGGGCACCGCATGCGCACGGGACTCAATTATGTCTTGGTCAGCTACTACGAAGACCAGAACAATGGCCATCAGCTGACCCAGGCAGAATTGGATGCGCTATTTAGCGCTTTGGCCGCCCGCTTCCCCAACGCGAAACTCGGATTCGGCGAATTCGGCTGGGGCAACAGCATTCCCGCCTCCGCCACCACCCGGGCCGACATGCTCCGGCGGTTCTACGGCTACCGTATCCCCAGCGTGCCCGCCTATGTGGGCGGCGGGTTCTATTGGCATTTCCTCCAGACCATGGTGCCCAAGACCGCGCCGGATTGGTCCGTCCTCAACGACCTGGAGACTCAGGCCCCCTGA
- a CDS encoding M1 family metallopeptidase → MRRHMVAALVLLVATGLGAGPRTWTPEKWFDKAKSPRIANYRIEAVLDFEHKTLEGTETLSWRNTGTAPTQELPLHLYLNAFKGPQSLFVKESGGRLRSDHQDRPAEASSWGYCRLLSVRMEGRELQGHVGEDETVHWLRLPRAVAPGETIHLEITWENRYPKVFARSGWAGDFLMSGQWFPKVGVYQGDRWNCHAYHANTEFFADFGVYDVALSLPNALGLAHTGTQTNFITEIEKDPKRPLNVIWRLHAEDVHDFAWAVMPRESWRKPAMHEYRGVQVFYYIDDRHRGSFQRQRRAVENALRWSEEWYFKYPYPTLTVIDTPEQAEGADGMEYPTLITAGSVGFDPLQRRLEPEQVTVHEFGHQFFYGMLASNEFEEPWLDEGINTWFTHKALERTYHSLLSSRRFRVSTDFLEWGGYWSLPSADPLTRFGFKTLNAHSYSVTAYGKATQVLNQLEAMLGRPVMEQVMRTYAQEMAFRHPTRQDFKRIAERVSGRDLSAFWRDFVEGTEVLDYAIRGARTQEVTQGGWLFSEKGPVFAAPQPAAPGRVGSITLERKGGLKVPITLWVRLENREEQRLVWDGQDRWITYEFNSPVVAAVLDPDGNYPMLKDRLHASYTSKPVRRGFHYWSHLVWGTVAGWLQGCGIG, encoded by the coding sequence ATGAGACGCCACATGGTGGCTGCGCTGGTGCTGCTCGTGGCCACGGGGCTGGGGGCGGGGCCGCGGACCTGGACGCCGGAGAAGTGGTTCGACAAGGCGAAGTCGCCGAGGATCGCCAACTACCGCATTGAGGCGGTGCTGGACTTCGAGCACAAGACGCTGGAGGGGACGGAGACCCTTTCCTGGCGCAATACGGGCACGGCCCCCACCCAGGAACTGCCGCTGCATCTCTACCTGAACGCCTTCAAGGGCCCCCAGAGCCTGTTCGTGAAGGAGAGCGGCGGGCGCCTGCGTTCCGATCATCAGGACCGGCCGGCCGAGGCCTCCTCCTGGGGCTACTGCCGGCTCCTCAGCGTGCGGATGGAGGGCCGGGAGTTGCAGGGCCATGTGGGCGAGGACGAGACGGTCCATTGGCTGAGGCTGCCGCGGGCCGTGGCCCCCGGGGAGACCATCCACCTGGAGATCACCTGGGAGAACCGCTATCCGAAGGTCTTCGCCCGCAGCGGCTGGGCCGGCGACTTCCTCATGTCTGGCCAGTGGTTCCCGAAGGTGGGCGTCTATCAGGGCGACCGCTGGAACTGCCATGCCTACCATGCCAATACGGAGTTCTTTGCCGATTTCGGCGTCTACGATGTGGCCCTGTCCCTGCCGAACGCGCTGGGGCTGGCCCATACGGGCACCCAGACCAACTTCATTACCGAGATCGAGAAGGATCCCAAGCGGCCGCTGAATGTGATCTGGCGCCTCCATGCGGAGGATGTGCATGATTTCGCCTGGGCCGTGATGCCCCGGGAGAGCTGGCGGAAGCCCGCCATGCACGAGTACCGCGGCGTGCAGGTGTTCTACTACATCGACGACCGCCACCGGGGAAGTTTCCAGCGGCAGCGGCGCGCCGTGGAGAACGCCCTGCGCTGGAGCGAGGAGTGGTATTTCAAATACCCCTATCCGACGCTGACGGTGATCGACACACCCGAGCAGGCCGAAGGCGCGGACGGGATGGAATACCCCACCCTCATCACCGCCGGTTCGGTGGGGTTCGACCCCCTGCAGCGCCGCCTGGAACCCGAGCAGGTGACCGTCCACGAGTTCGGCCACCAGTTCTTCTACGGCATGCTGGCCAGCAACGAGTTCGAGGAGCCCTGGCTGGATGAGGGCATCAACACCTGGTTCACGCACAAGGCCTTGGAGCGCACTTATCACAGCCTGCTCAGCAGCCGGAGATTCCGGGTGTCCACGGACTTCCTGGAGTGGGGGGGCTATTGGAGCCTGCCCTCCGCCGATCCGCTGACGCGATTCGGGTTCAAGACCCTCAATGCCCATAGCTACTCCGTCACCGCCTACGGCAAGGCCACCCAGGTGCTCAACCAGCTCGAGGCGATGCTGGGCCGGCCGGTGATGGAGCAGGTCATGCGCACCTATGCCCAGGAGATGGCCTTCCGGCATCCGACCCGGCAGGACTTCAAGCGCATCGCCGAGCGGGTGTCGGGTCGCGACCTCTCCGCGTTCTGGCGGGATTTCGTGGAGGGCACCGAGGTGCTCGACTACGCCATCCGCGGCGCGAGGACCCAGGAGGTCACCCAGGGCGGCTGGCTGTTCTCCGAGAAGGGGCCCGTCTTCGCGGCGCCGCAGCCCGCAGCGCCCGGCCGGGTGGGTTCCATCACCCTCGAGCGGAAAGGCGGCCTCAAAGTGCCGATCACGCTGTGGGTGCGGCTGGAGAACCGGGAGGAGCAGCGGCTCGTCTGGGACGGCCAGGATCGATGGATCACCTACGAGTTCAACTCGCCCGTGGTGGCGGCAGTCCTGGATCCCGACGGCAACTATCCGATGCTCAAGGACCGGCTCCACGCCAGCTATACCTCGAAGCCCGTGCGGCGGGGATTCCACTACTGGTCGCACCTGGTCTGGGGCACGGTGGCCGGATGGCTCCAGGGCTGCGGGATCGGGTGA
- the pyrF gene encoding orotidine-5'-phosphate decarboxylase produces the protein MSPAPANLTPRERLVVALDLPTAKEALAMADRLAGRVGMLKVGLELFCAEGPAFVKELQARVPVFLDLKLHDIPTTVRRALEVLLQLDPRLINVHAQGGPAMLEAAVEAVRAHRAAGGRTELLAVTVLTSLDREALAALGHAGRPEDLALAYAKLAQQAGCGGVVCSAWEAGSIREACGEAFHRLTPGIRPAGVATQDQARVMTPAQALKQGSTWLVVGRPITHAADPAAAAEGIVAEMEGR, from the coding sequence TTGAGCCCTGCCCCTGCCAACCTCACGCCTCGGGAGCGCCTCGTGGTGGCCCTCGACCTGCCCACGGCCAAGGAGGCCCTGGCCATGGCGGATCGCCTGGCGGGCCGGGTGGGCATGCTGAAGGTGGGGCTGGAACTGTTCTGCGCCGAAGGGCCCGCCTTCGTGAAGGAGCTGCAGGCCCGGGTGCCGGTGTTCCTGGACCTGAAGCTCCACGACATCCCCACGACCGTGCGCCGGGCCCTGGAGGTGCTGCTCCAGCTGGATCCCCGCCTCATCAATGTCCACGCCCAGGGCGGTCCCGCCATGCTGGAGGCCGCGGTCGAAGCCGTGCGCGCCCATCGGGCCGCCGGGGGCCGCACGGAACTGCTGGCGGTGACGGTGCTGACCAGCCTGGACCGGGAGGCCCTGGCGGCCCTGGGCCATGCGGGCCGGCCCGAAGATCTGGCCCTGGCCTACGCGAAGCTGGCCCAGCAGGCCGGCTGCGGCGGCGTCGTCTGCTCGGCCTGGGAGGCGGGCAGCATCCGCGAGGCCTGCGGCGAGGCCTTTCATCGCTTGACCCCGGGCATCCGGCCCGCGGGTGTCGCCACCCAGGATCAGGCCCGCGTCATGACGCCCGCCCAGGCCCTGAAGCAGGGCTCCACCTGGTTGGTGGTGGGCCGGCCCATCACCCATGCGGCGGATCCCGCGGCGGCCGCGGAGGGCATCGTGGCGGAGATGGAAGGCCGATGA
- the pnuC gene encoding nicotinamide riboside transporter PnuC: MPGWMEVFGVLTGAACVALLVRQNIWNWPLGIANNLVFIALFYRSGLYADVGLQGFYIAISIYGWWSWLHGGRDHGALTVTRVKPAMGVLLAGVVAGITITLTWLLRRYTNSTVPVLDSLITALSLVAQFMMTRKWIENWLVWLTANCISVGLLIYKGLYVTSALYLVYQVLCVMGLLEWRRALKAEATSSAG, encoded by the coding sequence ATGCCGGGTTGGATGGAGGTCTTCGGGGTCCTCACCGGCGCCGCCTGCGTGGCCCTGCTGGTGCGCCAGAACATCTGGAACTGGCCGCTCGGCATCGCCAACAACCTGGTTTTCATCGCCCTGTTCTACCGCAGCGGCCTCTACGCGGATGTCGGGCTGCAGGGCTTCTACATCGCCATCTCGATCTACGGGTGGTGGAGCTGGCTCCATGGGGGGCGGGACCATGGCGCCCTGACCGTCACCCGGGTCAAGCCGGCGATGGGCGTCCTGCTCGCGGGGGTGGTCGCGGGCATCACGATCACCTTGACCTGGCTGCTCCGCCGGTACACGAACAGCACCGTGCCCGTGTTGGATTCCCTGATCACGGCCCTCAGCCTCGTCGCCCAGTTCATGATGACCCGCAAATGGATCGAAAACTGGCTGGTGTGGCTCACGGCCAACTGCATCTCCGTGGGGCTGCTGATCTACAAGGGGCTCTATGTGACCAGCGCGCTGTACCTCGTCTACCAGGTGCTGTGCGTCATGGGTCTGCTGGAATGGCGGCGGGCGCTGAAGGCGGAGGCTACATCTTCGGCCGGCTGA